Proteins found in one uncultured Methanobrevibacter sp. genomic segment:
- a CDS encoding pyridoxamine kinase translates to MNETTKILTIQDLSCFGQCSITVALPVVSAFGIETAVLPSAVLSTHTSGFTDYTVRDLTDDLPDIRKHWESEGIYFDAVYTGFIASAEQMDYIKDIIDSRLKDGGNVFVDPAMADFGEFYNGFDQDFADRMGELCKLGDYILPNTTEACFILHRPWKEHFTKEEMIEMAEELQNFTKRYVILKGYQNDSNEMGMIVLDKKTSSIEIVYNDKIDYVSHGTGDVFASSFVGSVMVGKSPVQAAKIAGEFTKKAVEKTIGDKKHKYGVKFEQAIPELQDLLKTF, encoded by the coding sequence ATGAATGAAACAACTAAGATTTTAACTATACAGGATTTGTCCTGTTTCGGGCAATGTTCAATAACTGTTGCTCTGCCGGTCGTTTCCGCTTTCGGAATAGAAACAGCAGTTCTTCCCTCAGCGGTTTTATCCACACATACTTCAGGTTTTACTGATTATACTGTAAGGGATCTGACAGATGACCTTCCGGATATCAGAAAACACTGGGAAAGTGAAGGCATTTATTTTGATGCAGTCTACACTGGATTTATTGCATCCGCCGAACAGATGGATTATATTAAAGATATCATTGATTCCAGACTGAAGGATGGGGGAAATGTATTTGTTGACCCTGCAATGGCTGATTTCGGCGAATTCTACAACGGCTTTGACCAGGATTTTGCAGACAGGATGGGTGAGCTTTGCAAGCTTGGAGATTATATTCTGCCTAACACTACTGAGGCATGCTTTATATTGCACAGGCCATGGAAGGAACACTTCACCAAAGAAGAAATGATTGAAATGGCCGAGGAGCTTCAGAATTTCACAAAAAGATATGTAATTCTTAAGGGTTATCAAAACGATTCAAACGAGATGGGAATGATTGTTCTGGATAAAAAGACATCTTCAATTGAGATTGTCTACAATGACAAGATAGATTATGTCTCCCACGGAACCGGTGATGTTTTTGCTTCATCTTTTGTAGGTTCGGTAATGGTCGGCAAATCACCTGTTCAGGCTGCTAAAATTGCTGGAGAATTTACAAAAAAGGCAGTTGAAAAGACAATTGGTGATAAAAAACATAAATACGGTGTTAAATTCGAACAAGCAATTCCTGAACTTCAGGACTTGCTGAAAACCTTTTAA